One Phaseolus vulgaris cultivar G19833 chromosome 4, P. vulgaris v2.0, whole genome shotgun sequence DNA window includes the following coding sequences:
- the LOC137838801 gene encoding uncharacterized mitochondrial protein AtMg00810-like, producing the protein MAHTLRLTADKGERLNEEEATSYRRLVGRLIYLTNTRPDIAYAVNHLSHFVYAPTNIHSQEALHVLKYLKASPRAGLFLHNNTPIQIKAYNDSNWATCPKTRKSITSFCIYLGETLISWKSKKQQMISRSSSEVEYGALAATTFEIQYKIFRFPSFNLLFYIVIVSQQSKLLTIKFFTNEQNI; encoded by the coding sequence ATGGCACATACTCTTCGTCTTACTGCTGATAAAGGAGAAAGGCTCAATGAAGAAGAAGCTACCTCCTATAGAAGACTGGTAGGACGCCTCATTTACCTTACCAATACACGCCCAGATATTGCCTATGCTGTCAACCACCTCAGTCATTTTGTATATGCACCTACCAACATTCATTCTCAGGAAGCTCTCCATGTTCTCAAATATCTAAAGGCCTCTCCTCGTGCTGGTCTTTTTCTCCATAACAATACTCCTATACAGATCAAAGCGTACAACGATTCGAATTGGGCCACTTGCCCCAAGACCAGAAAATCCATCACGAGCTTCTGTATATATTTGGGTGAAACTTTGATCTCctggaaatcaaagaaacaaCAAATGATTTCAAGAAGCTCCTCTGAAGTTGAATACGGAGCATTAGCTGCCACCACATTCGAAATTCAGTACAAGATCTTCAGATTCCCTTCATTCAATCTGCTCTTTTATATTGTGATAGTCAGTCAGCAATCCAAATTGCTCACAATCAAGTTTTTCACGAACGaacaaaacatatag